In one window of Megalopta genalis isolate 19385.01 chromosome 8, iyMegGena1_principal, whole genome shotgun sequence DNA:
- the INPP5E gene encoding inositol-3-phosphate synthase isoform X3 — MLCSKYIQVIKNITMEQNEENCISNATNTTRTEISPKSKQKKKSLCHMLMNKKTKVGCLETSCKDSNSKKNSKTENSQHGSHTSTKLSLCCAITERSRTPPQSLTVSRLSPTTLSRTSVKSEVVSVNGNCQTDVLVDQEYVYTPNSTHSIQENTLDKNIFVGKEQQQQQSTFVEGENSSSGSISPNVPTCIRQKLIHRRSVDNLVVNSPTNSMRHSSPESVRSAPVQLKPRSTSHDALSKKKERHRSQTSGVSIDSLAKQALLAAQIPNLIPTQKARERNFLHGRIAANSLLGPVELEKVLPNRELKIFVGTWNMNGQNPPKELNDFMLPSDIETVPDLLAIGTQESCSERNEWEAALQETLGPSHVLLFSTGLGTLHLALFLRRDLIWFCSIAEDASFSTRTGTAFRTKGAVAIALMLFGTSFLFVTAHLTAHQDKVKERVNDIKRIIRNLDLPKDLPTRHRSKDVTQNFDCVFWCGDLNFRLAQPREEVIQWVTDTCFPQQSPVNLHKDQLRTTLNEGAVLRGFEEAPITFPPTYKYDPGTQNFDSSSKQRTPAYTDRILFKGKGHTKGYIRRVSHESTNSYKDGVIECLVYDSVPSICTSDHKPVWGVFKTIIRPGIDIIPLGGGLFNREVYLEGIKRRAAAMDDSHGTSKVCSIQ; from the exons ATGTTGTGTTCGAAATATATACAAGTAATTAAGAACATCACTATGGAGCAAAATGAAGAAAATTGTATATCTAATGCAACTAATACTACTAGAACAGAAATTTCACCCAAAtctaaacaaaagaaaaagtctctttgCCATATGCTTATGAACAAAAAAACCAAAGTTGGCTGTTTGGAGACATCTTGTAAAGACAGTAATTCAAAGAAGAATTCTAAAACAGAAAATTCACAACATGGATCTCATACTAGTACAAAACTGTCATTGTGCTGTGCAATAACAGAACGAAGCAGAACACCGCCACAAAGTTTAACTGTTAGTAGATTATCTCCAACTACATTAAGTCGTACATCTGTGAAATCTGAAGTAGTTTCTGTTAATGGAAATTGCCAAACTGATGTATTAGTAGACCAAGAATATGTATATACACCAAATAGTACACATAGCATTCAAGAAAATACGTTGGATAAGAATATTTTTGTTGGGAaagaacaacagcagcagcaaagTACTTTTGTTGAAG GTGAAAATTCATCTTCTGGATCTATTTCTCCAAATGTTCCTACATGTATAAGACAAAAACTAATACATAGACGTTCAGTGGATAATTTAGTAGTAAATTCACCAACAAATTCTATGCGACACTCAAGTCCAGAATCTGTAAGGAGTGCACCTGTTCAGCTCAAACCTCGTTCTACATCACATGATGCTCTATCTAAGAAAAAGGAACGTCATCGGTCTCAAACAAGTGGAGTCTCTATAGATAGTTTAGCAAAACAAGCATTACTAGCAGCTCAAATCCCTAATCTGATCCCAACACAAAAGGCACGTGAAAG AAATTTTCTTCATGGAAGAATTGCAGCAAATTCTTTACTTGGACCTGTAGAACTCGAGAAAGTTTTACCAAATCGTGAATTGAAAATTTTTGTTGGGACATGGAACATGAATGGACAAAATCCACCAAAAGAATTAAATGATTTTATGTTACCATCAGATATAGAAACTGTCCCAGACTTATTGGCAATTGGAACACAAGAATCATGTTCTGAACGAAACGAATGGGAAGCAGCTTTACAGGAAACTCTTGGTCCTTCGCATGTATTACTCTTCAGTACTGGTTTAGGAACATTACATCTCGCTCTCTTTTTAAGAAGAGATTTAATTTGGTTTTGTTCTATTGCTGAAGATGCTAGCTTTTCTACGAGAACAGGTACTGCTTTTAGAACAAAAGGAGCAGTAGCTATAGCTTTAATGTTATTTGGTACAAGTTTTCTGTTTGTTACTGCACATCTAACTGCACATCAAGATAAAGTCAAAGAACGAGTCAATGATATTAAAAGAATAATCAGAAATCTTGATCTTCCGAAAGATTTACCTACAAGGCATAGGAGCAAAG atGTGACACAAAATTTCGATTGTGTATTTTGGTGTGGTGACTTAAATTTTCGTTTGGCTCAACCAAGAGAAGAAGTTATACAATGGGTTACAGATACATGCTTTCCTCAACAATCCCCAGTAAATTTACATAAAGACCAATTACGAACAACTCTTAATGAAGGAGCTGTtttacgtggatttgaagaagcACCAATCACATTTCCACCCACTTATAAATATGATCCTGGAACACAGAATTTTGATTCAAGTAGTAAGCAACGCACACCTGCATATACTGACAGGATCCTCTTCAAGGGAAAAGGGCATACAAAAGGATATATTCGACGAGTTAGTCATGAAAGCACAAATTCATATAAAGATGGAGTAATAGAATGCTTAGTATATGATTCCGTACCAAGCATTTGTACTTCGGATCATAAACCTGTGTGGGGTGTTTTCAAAACAATCATAAGGCCCGGTATTGACAT AATTCCTTTAGGTGGTGGTTTGTTTAATCGTGAAGTATATTTAGAGGGCATAAAAAGACGTGCAGCTGCTATGGATGATTCACATGGAACTTCAAAAGTATGTTCAATTCAATAA
- the INPP5E gene encoding inositol-3-phosphate synthase isoform X2, translating into MLCSKYIQVIKNITMEQNEENCISNATNTTRTEISPKSKQKKKSLCHMLMNKKTKVGCLETSCKDSNSKKNSKTENSQHGSHTSTKLSLCCAITERSRTPPQSLTVSRLSPTTLSRTSVKSEVVSVNGNCQTDVLVDQEYVYTPNSTHSIQENTLDKNIFVGKEQQQQQSTFVEDLTEDLFEESSEDENELFIEYERSEKNLKDEYFTKGKYITYFFLEMERQFYNPHEVYSMVQYSESNNTENPGKEGENSSSGSISPNVPTCIRQKLIHRRSVDNLVVNSPTNSMRHSSPESVRSAPVQLKPRSTSHDALSKKKERHRSQTSGVSIDSLAKQALLAAQIPNLIPTQKARERNFLHGRIAANSLLGPVELEKVLPNRELKIFVGTWNMNGQNPPKELNDFMLPSDIETVPDLLAIGTQESCSERNEWEAALQETLGPSHVLLFSTGLGTLHLALFLRRDLIWFCSIAEDASFSTRTGTAFRTKGAVAIALMLFGTSFLFVTAHLTAHQDKVKERVNDIKRIIRNLDLPKDLPTRHRSKDVTQNFDCVFWCGDLNFRLAQPREEVIQWVTDTCFPQQSPVNLHKDQLRTTLNEGAVLRGFEEAPITFPPTYKYDPGTQNFDSSSKQRTPAYTDRILFKGKGHTKGYIRRVSHESTNSYKDGVIECLVYDSVPSICTSDHKPVWGVFKTIIRPGIDIIPLGGGLFNREVYLEGIKRRAAAMDDSHGTSKVCSIQ; encoded by the exons ATGTTGTGTTCGAAATATATACAAGTAATTAAGAACATCACTATGGAGCAAAATGAAGAAAATTGTATATCTAATGCAACTAATACTACTAGAACAGAAATTTCACCCAAAtctaaacaaaagaaaaagtctctttgCCATATGCTTATGAACAAAAAAACCAAAGTTGGCTGTTTGGAGACATCTTGTAAAGACAGTAATTCAAAGAAGAATTCTAAAACAGAAAATTCACAACATGGATCTCATACTAGTACAAAACTGTCATTGTGCTGTGCAATAACAGAACGAAGCAGAACACCGCCACAAAGTTTAACTGTTAGTAGATTATCTCCAACTACATTAAGTCGTACATCTGTGAAATCTGAAGTAGTTTCTGTTAATGGAAATTGCCAAACTGATGTATTAGTAGACCAAGAATATGTATATACACCAAATAGTACACATAGCATTCAAGAAAATACGTTGGATAAGAATATTTTTGTTGGGAaagaacaacagcagcagcaaagTACTTTTGTTGAAG ATTTAACAGAAGATTTATTTGAAGAATCATCAGAAGATGAAAATGAACTTTTTATTGAGTATGAAAGAAGTGAAAAAAATTTAAAGgatgaatattttacaaaagGAAAGTATATCACATATTTCTTTCTGGAAATGGAACGGCAGTTTTACAATCCTCATGAAGTTTACAGTATGGTTCAATATAGTGAATCTAATAATACTGAAAACCCAGGAAAAGAAG GTGAAAATTCATCTTCTGGATCTATTTCTCCAAATGTTCCTACATGTATAAGACAAAAACTAATACATAGACGTTCAGTGGATAATTTAGTAGTAAATTCACCAACAAATTCTATGCGACACTCAAGTCCAGAATCTGTAAGGAGTGCACCTGTTCAGCTCAAACCTCGTTCTACATCACATGATGCTCTATCTAAGAAAAAGGAACGTCATCGGTCTCAAACAAGTGGAGTCTCTATAGATAGTTTAGCAAAACAAGCATTACTAGCAGCTCAAATCCCTAATCTGATCCCAACACAAAAGGCACGTGAAAG AAATTTTCTTCATGGAAGAATTGCAGCAAATTCTTTACTTGGACCTGTAGAACTCGAGAAAGTTTTACCAAATCGTGAATTGAAAATTTTTGTTGGGACATGGAACATGAATGGACAAAATCCACCAAAAGAATTAAATGATTTTATGTTACCATCAGATATAGAAACTGTCCCAGACTTATTGGCAATTGGAACACAAGAATCATGTTCTGAACGAAACGAATGGGAAGCAGCTTTACAGGAAACTCTTGGTCCTTCGCATGTATTACTCTTCAGTACTGGTTTAGGAACATTACATCTCGCTCTCTTTTTAAGAAGAGATTTAATTTGGTTTTGTTCTATTGCTGAAGATGCTAGCTTTTCTACGAGAACAGGTACTGCTTTTAGAACAAAAGGAGCAGTAGCTATAGCTTTAATGTTATTTGGTACAAGTTTTCTGTTTGTTACTGCACATCTAACTGCACATCAAGATAAAGTCAAAGAACGAGTCAATGATATTAAAAGAATAATCAGAAATCTTGATCTTCCGAAAGATTTACCTACAAGGCATAGGAGCAAAG atGTGACACAAAATTTCGATTGTGTATTTTGGTGTGGTGACTTAAATTTTCGTTTGGCTCAACCAAGAGAAGAAGTTATACAATGGGTTACAGATACATGCTTTCCTCAACAATCCCCAGTAAATTTACATAAAGACCAATTACGAACAACTCTTAATGAAGGAGCTGTtttacgtggatttgaagaagcACCAATCACATTTCCACCCACTTATAAATATGATCCTGGAACACAGAATTTTGATTCAAGTAGTAAGCAACGCACACCTGCATATACTGACAGGATCCTCTTCAAGGGAAAAGGGCATACAAAAGGATATATTCGACGAGTTAGTCATGAAAGCACAAATTCATATAAAGATGGAGTAATAGAATGCTTAGTATATGATTCCGTACCAAGCATTTGTACTTCGGATCATAAACCTGTGTGGGGTGTTTTCAAAACAATCATAAGGCCCGGTATTGACAT AATTCCTTTAGGTGGTGGTTTGTTTAATCGTGAAGTATATTTAGAGGGCATAAAAAGACGTGCAGCTGCTATGGATGATTCACATGGAACTTCAAAAGTATGTTCAATTCAATAA
- the INPP5E gene encoding inositol-3-phosphate synthase isoform X1, translating into MADAHAKGKTPSFLAKLYRKFKKDGSRKLEEGEIQNSKIKETSKEFIDNLNVEAHSDIYENKNVLVLQPDINNKLNVGIAGSSTNYYDNTRTVFTVPSNSKQISKTYTDNIPTHNKSVTDMDMYTGKKKFISSSDRNLDIKIAFLAQSYDEVNHVYQSNENKSTKYLNPSIRMPNLVPNSNTASFLHGTHKLLIKETKTVGQESSEDSDFSADLTEDLFEESSEDENELFIEYERSEKNLKDEYFTKGKYITYFFLEMERQFYNPHEVYSMVQYSESNNTENPGKEGENSSSGSISPNVPTCIRQKLIHRRSVDNLVVNSPTNSMRHSSPESVRSAPVQLKPRSTSHDALSKKKERHRSQTSGVSIDSLAKQALLAAQIPNLIPTQKARERNFLHGRIAANSLLGPVELEKVLPNRELKIFVGTWNMNGQNPPKELNDFMLPSDIETVPDLLAIGTQESCSERNEWEAALQETLGPSHVLLFSTGLGTLHLALFLRRDLIWFCSIAEDASFSTRTGTAFRTKGAVAIALMLFGTSFLFVTAHLTAHQDKVKERVNDIKRIIRNLDLPKDLPTRHRSKDVTQNFDCVFWCGDLNFRLAQPREEVIQWVTDTCFPQQSPVNLHKDQLRTTLNEGAVLRGFEEAPITFPPTYKYDPGTQNFDSSSKQRTPAYTDRILFKGKGHTKGYIRRVSHESTNSYKDGVIECLVYDSVPSICTSDHKPVWGVFKTIIRPGIDIIPLGGGLFNREVYLEGIKRRAAAMDDSHGTSKVCSIQ; encoded by the exons ATGGCAGATGCACATGCTAAAGGCAAAACACCTTCTTTCCTTGCTAAATTGtatagaaaatttaaaaaagatggAAGTAGAAAATTAGAAGAAGGAGAAATACAAAATTCAAAAATCAAAGAAACTTCAAAGGAATTCATTGATAATTTAAATGTTGAAGCTCATAGTGAtatatatgaaaataaaaatgtgttagTGTTGCAACCAGatattaacaataaattaaatGTTGGTATTGCTGGAAGCAGTACAAATTATTATGACAATACAAGAACTGTGTTTACTGTACCTtcaaattcaaaacaaataagTAAAACATATACTGATAACATACCTACGCATAACAAAAGTGTAACTGATATGGATATGTACACAGGGAAAAAGAAATTTATTTCTAGTTCAGATAGGAATTTAGATATAAAAATTGCTTTCCTAGCACAATCTTATGATGAagtaaaccatgtatatcaatcgaatgaaaataagtctacaaaatatttaaatcCTTCTATTAGAATGCCAAATTTGGTACCAAATTCTAATACGGCAAGTTTTTTGCATGGAAcacataaattattaataaaagaaacaaaaacagtaGGCCAAGAAAGTAGTGAAGATAGCGATTTTTCTGCAGATTTAACAGAAGATTTATTTGAAGAATCATCAGAAGATGAAAATGAACTTTTTATTGAGTATGAAAGAAGTGAAAAAAATTTAAAGgatgaatattttacaaaagGAAAGTATATCACATATTTCTTTCTGGAAATGGAACGGCAGTTTTACAATCCTCATGAAGTTTACAGTATGGTTCAATATAGTGAATCTAATAATACTGAAAACCCAGGAAAAGAAG GTGAAAATTCATCTTCTGGATCTATTTCTCCAAATGTTCCTACATGTATAAGACAAAAACTAATACATAGACGTTCAGTGGATAATTTAGTAGTAAATTCACCAACAAATTCTATGCGACACTCAAGTCCAGAATCTGTAAGGAGTGCACCTGTTCAGCTCAAACCTCGTTCTACATCACATGATGCTCTATCTAAGAAAAAGGAACGTCATCGGTCTCAAACAAGTGGAGTCTCTATAGATAGTTTAGCAAAACAAGCATTACTAGCAGCTCAAATCCCTAATCTGATCCCAACACAAAAGGCACGTGAAAG AAATTTTCTTCATGGAAGAATTGCAGCAAATTCTTTACTTGGACCTGTAGAACTCGAGAAAGTTTTACCAAATCGTGAATTGAAAATTTTTGTTGGGACATGGAACATGAATGGACAAAATCCACCAAAAGAATTAAATGATTTTATGTTACCATCAGATATAGAAACTGTCCCAGACTTATTGGCAATTGGAACACAAGAATCATGTTCTGAACGAAACGAATGGGAAGCAGCTTTACAGGAAACTCTTGGTCCTTCGCATGTATTACTCTTCAGTACTGGTTTAGGAACATTACATCTCGCTCTCTTTTTAAGAAGAGATTTAATTTGGTTTTGTTCTATTGCTGAAGATGCTAGCTTTTCTACGAGAACAGGTACTGCTTTTAGAACAAAAGGAGCAGTAGCTATAGCTTTAATGTTATTTGGTACAAGTTTTCTGTTTGTTACTGCACATCTAACTGCACATCAAGATAAAGTCAAAGAACGAGTCAATGATATTAAAAGAATAATCAGAAATCTTGATCTTCCGAAAGATTTACCTACAAGGCATAGGAGCAAAG atGTGACACAAAATTTCGATTGTGTATTTTGGTGTGGTGACTTAAATTTTCGTTTGGCTCAACCAAGAGAAGAAGTTATACAATGGGTTACAGATACATGCTTTCCTCAACAATCCCCAGTAAATTTACATAAAGACCAATTACGAACAACTCTTAATGAAGGAGCTGTtttacgtggatttgaagaagcACCAATCACATTTCCACCCACTTATAAATATGATCCTGGAACACAGAATTTTGATTCAAGTAGTAAGCAACGCACACCTGCATATACTGACAGGATCCTCTTCAAGGGAAAAGGGCATACAAAAGGATATATTCGACGAGTTAGTCATGAAAGCACAAATTCATATAAAGATGGAGTAATAGAATGCTTAGTATATGATTCCGTACCAAGCATTTGTACTTCGGATCATAAACCTGTGTGGGGTGTTTTCAAAACAATCATAAGGCCCGGTATTGACAT AATTCCTTTAGGTGGTGGTTTGTTTAATCGTGAAGTATATTTAGAGGGCATAAAAAGACGTGCAGCTGCTATGGATGATTCACATGGAACTTCAAAAGTATGTTCAATTCAATAA
- the RpS7 gene encoding ribosomal protein S7, translating into MVGSPTKSLLKSFSRGADIAKMFTANAKIIKSGAAEPDAFEASISQALLELEMNSDLKSQLRELYITKAREIETNNKKCIIIYVPMPKLKAFQKIQTRLVRELEKKFSGKHVMFVGERKILPKPTRKTRTKNKQKRPRSRTLTAVYDALLEDLVYPVEIVGKRIRIKLDGTQLIKVHLDKNEQTNIEHKVDTFAAVYKKLTGRDVTFEFPETYV; encoded by the exons ATGGTTGGCAGTCCTACCAAATCGCTTCTGAAGTCTTTTTCACGCGGTGCGGATATCGCCAAG ATGTTTACGGCAAAcgcaaaaataataaaaagtggTGCAGCAGAACCTGATGCGTTCGAAGCTAGCATTTCTCAAGCTCTTTTAGAGCTGGAAATGAACAGCGATTTAAAATCACAATTACGAGAATTGTACATCACTAAGGCTCGCGAAATAGAAACCAATAACAAAAAG TGCATCATTATATATGTACCTATGCCGAAACTAAAAGCTTTCCAAAAGATACAAACACGACTAGTACGTGAATTAGAGAAGAAATTTTCTGGGAAACATGTAATGTTTGTTGGAGAGCGTAAAATTTTACCAAAACCGACAAGAAAGACACGCACCAAGAACAAGCAAAAGAGGCCAAGAAG cCGTACTTTGACGGCAGTGTATGATGCATTGCTTGAAGATCTGGTATATCCTGTCGAGATAGTTGGCAAACGCATTAGAATTAAATTAGATGGTACTCAGCTCATCAAAGTTCATTtggacaaaaatgaacaaacaaatatCGAGCACAAG gtCGATACATTTGCTGCAGTATATAAAAAATTAACTGGTCGAGATGTGACATTTGAATTCCCAGAAACCTACGTATAA
- the LOC117217653 gene encoding PSME3-interacting protein isoform X1 has translation MLIYTTLHFKMSSGFISEAEIAEQRRIRQQEWERVRTADQPLEAPEEPYDPRSLYERLQEQKSKRDAEYEEAHKLKNMIKGLDDDEVEFLDLVDRTKLEEERKKNLEEEKEMRDFKAAVASLQEKSLNEKLKQELKNPQIANKNVSSGSRTSQLKLLAGVVVKRSEKQKQGETTRGVKRKLSDESKDSSINKDCQESEQKTSEILECDSSILHDVSLQNKTVVSDIGGMKCIGILPGLGSYEDSSGSDCSSDTDQDPEPNHSKYDLLGREIKVVKEEIVKEKS, from the exons ATGTTGATTTATACAACATTGCAc TTCAAAATGAGTTCAGGATTTATATCAGAAGCTGAAATTGCTGAACAACGAAGAATAAGACAGCAAGAATGGGAACGTGTAAGAACTGCAGATCAACCATtag AGGCTCCAGAGGAACCATATGATCCAAGATCATTATACGAGCGATTGCAAGAACAAAAAAGCAAACGAGATGCGGAATACGAAGAAGCACATAAGCTAA AGAATATGATCAAAGGCTTGGACGATGATGAAGTGGAATTTTTAGATTTAGTAGATAGAACTAAATTAGAGGAAGAACGTAAGAAAAATCTagaggaagaaaaagaaatgCGTGATTTTAAAGCAGCTGTTGCTTCTTTGCAAGAAAAATcgttaaatgaaaaattaaaacaagAATTAAAAAATCCTCAAATTGCAAATAAAAACGTTTCGTCTGGAAG CCGGACATCACAATTAAAGCTATTAGCTGGTGTTGTAGTCAAACGCTCAGAAAAGCAAAAGCAAG GAGAAACTACGCGAGGTGTTAAAAGAAAGTTATCCGATGAAAGTAAAGATTCATCTATAAATAAAGACTGCCAAGAAAGCGAACAGAAAACAAGTGAGATTTTAGAATGTGATAGTAGCATACTTCATGATGTCTCTttacaaaataaaactgtagtaagtgatataggtgGTATGAAATGCATTGGTATCTTACCGGGACTTGGTTCTTACGAAGATTCTAGTGGTAGTGATTGCAGTTCAGATACAGACCAAGATCCGGAACCAAATCATTCCAAATATGATCTTCTCGGTCGAGAAATAAAAGTTGTGAAAGAAGAGATTGTAAAAGAAAAGAGCTGA
- the LOC117217653 gene encoding PSME3-interacting protein isoform X2 → MSSGFISEAEIAEQRRIRQQEWERVRTADQPLEAPEEPYDPRSLYERLQEQKSKRDAEYEEAHKLKNMIKGLDDDEVEFLDLVDRTKLEEERKKNLEEEKEMRDFKAAVASLQEKSLNEKLKQELKNPQIANKNVSSGSRTSQLKLLAGVVVKRSEKQKQGETTRGVKRKLSDESKDSSINKDCQESEQKTSEILECDSSILHDVSLQNKTVVSDIGGMKCIGILPGLGSYEDSSGSDCSSDTDQDPEPNHSKYDLLGREIKVVKEEIVKEKS, encoded by the exons ATGAGTTCAGGATTTATATCAGAAGCTGAAATTGCTGAACAACGAAGAATAAGACAGCAAGAATGGGAACGTGTAAGAACTGCAGATCAACCATtag AGGCTCCAGAGGAACCATATGATCCAAGATCATTATACGAGCGATTGCAAGAACAAAAAAGCAAACGAGATGCGGAATACGAAGAAGCACATAAGCTAA AGAATATGATCAAAGGCTTGGACGATGATGAAGTGGAATTTTTAGATTTAGTAGATAGAACTAAATTAGAGGAAGAACGTAAGAAAAATCTagaggaagaaaaagaaatgCGTGATTTTAAAGCAGCTGTTGCTTCTTTGCAAGAAAAATcgttaaatgaaaaattaaaacaagAATTAAAAAATCCTCAAATTGCAAATAAAAACGTTTCGTCTGGAAG CCGGACATCACAATTAAAGCTATTAGCTGGTGTTGTAGTCAAACGCTCAGAAAAGCAAAAGCAAG GAGAAACTACGCGAGGTGTTAAAAGAAAGTTATCCGATGAAAGTAAAGATTCATCTATAAATAAAGACTGCCAAGAAAGCGAACAGAAAACAAGTGAGATTTTAGAATGTGATAGTAGCATACTTCATGATGTCTCTttacaaaataaaactgtagtaagtgatataggtgGTATGAAATGCATTGGTATCTTACCGGGACTTGGTTCTTACGAAGATTCTAGTGGTAGTGATTGCAGTTCAGATACAGACCAAGATCCGGAACCAAATCATTCCAAATATGATCTTCTCGGTCGAGAAATAAAAGTTGTGAAAGAAGAGATTGTAAAAGAAAAGAGCTGA
- the LOC117217658 gene encoding uncharacterized protein LOC117217658 encodes MEDLCPLCLKNGTKRKVKLLQINLQEAVWMCEEDKCPWPFGYNGFIFCPRIVGKIWSCYWDDHKSTAKLKEAALSSINQQSFCDSPGTLIKTVSTDCDNTLNLITNHLENINSLSPTKINNDTDGSQTFLCKKSEIFSSNNEDSYVNNTVATNNSSVINNSIQLVNNETKNTKIKTVSKKLFQKEKDSCTQNNSIIINNSLQLVNNETENTKMKNECLNQMSKKICEEEKVSCTRDSKNVNIIKIPKITSIEKTNINILKIERNQILVHQNINEKLSTEETTDVKSKKYLSNDLSVSDKLINSESAVNYPCDKKVPEIKSNVNITEVKVDGLPPITLSFEVPTCMTVPKTIVSNLEDSFEGITYSNTKLSSSTTKNTLVKRKIGGKQYEKFSFSNIKKKLETNNSDDTNNSNNKITNNLENRISDKTSHSNKTIVTYNNNSEKSSISTDENRKNMSQHTSTANSSINIDTVLDDLLNNDYSISEEINDDWINSLLT; translated from the exons ATGGAAGACTTATGTCCATTGTGTTTGAAAAATGGTACAAAAAGGAAAGTAAAattattgcaaattaatttaCAAGAAGCTGTATGGATGTGTGAAGAAGACAAG TGTCCGTGGCCTTTTGGATATAATGGTTTTATATTTTGCCCACGAATAGTGGGAAAAATATGGTCGTGCTATTGGGATGATCATAAatcaacagcaaaattaaaggaAGCTGCTTTGTCATCTATAAACCAACAATCATTTTGTGATTCACCTGGAACACTTATTAAAACTGTATCAACAGATTGTGATAatactttaaatttaattacaaatcatttagaaaatattaataGCTTGAGtccaacaaaaataaataatgacACTGATGGTTCACAGACCTTTTTGTGTAAAAAATCAGAAATATTTTCTAGTAATAATGAAGATAGCTATGTAAACAATACAGTAGCTACTAATAACTCGAGTGTAATTAATAACAGTATACAGTTAGTTAATAATGAAACGAAAAATACGAAAATTAAAACTGTATCAAAGAAACTATTCCAAAAAGAGAAAGACTCTTGTACACAAAACAActcaattataattaataacagTTTACAATTAGTTAATAATGAAACAGAAAAtacgaaaatgaaaaatgaatgtctaaatcaaatgtcaaaaaaaatATGTGAAGAAGAAAAAGTTTCTTGCACACGAGATAGTAAAAATGTGAACATTATAAAAATTCCTAAGATAACAAGTATTGAgaaaactaatattaatattttgaaaatagaaagaaatcaaattcttgttcaccaaaatataaatgaaaagcTTTCTACTGAAGAAACTACAGATGTGAAAAGTAAAAAGTATCTTTCCAATGATTTATCAGTATctgataaattaataaattcagAATCAGCTGTAAACTACCCTTGTGATAAAAAAGTACCTGAAATAAAATCTAATGTAAACATAACTGAGGTAAAAGTAGATGGCTTGCCTCCCATAACGTTATCTTTTGAAGTTCCTACATGTATGACCGTTCCAAAAACAATTGTATCTAATCTGGAAGACAGTTTTGAAGGTATAACTTATAGTAATACCAAACTAAGTAGTTCAACAACAAAAAATACGCTTGTCAAGCGAAAAATTGGTGGTAAACAATATGAAAAATTCAGTTTCAGTAATATTAAGAAAAAGTTGGAGACAAATAATTCAGATGAcactaataatagtaataataaaattactaATAACTTAGAGAATAGAATTTCTGATAAAACTTCTCATAGCAATAAAACAATTGTAACTTATAACAATAATAGTGAAAAATCTAGTATTTCAACTGATGAGAATCGCAAAAATATGTCTCAACATACTTCAACTGCAAATAGTAGTATAAATATAGATACTGTTTTAGATGATCTTCTAAATAATGATTATAGCATTTCAGAAGAAATAAATGATGACTGGATAAATTCTTTATTAACTTAA